TCCAAGCTTCACTGAGTAATCATCGTTTGAGTAGTAGTCATAGGTCTGCCGGAAGGTGAAGAGCAGGTTGCTCCCGCCATCGAGTGTGATGGTGTCGATGACCTGATCTTCAAACCGCTCCACGTCGTTTAGAACAGCTCCGTTGGCCGTGCGTGTGAGGCGGTTGATGGACGACTCTACGATGTTAGAACCCCAGAGGAAATCGCGCGTAATCAGCGTGTTTCCATCCACTTCCAAGAGCTCGCCAGGGATATTCACATCAGGCTTGATGACTGGTGCGGCGCCGCCAAGGTCGATCTCTCGGAAAAAGTATTGAACGAACGGACGTGGGTCGTTTGGCAACTGATAGGGCTGCTTGTAGGTGGCGAAAAGGCTATCACCTCGGACGAGGAGGCCAACGGATTCTTCGTCGTTCGCCATCGTGATCTGTGTTGCACTTGGGAGCGTTGAGCCTGAAACGTCGAGGATCTTGAAGTCCCAGTAGGTCCAGTAACGGTTTTGCTCGTAAGAATATGTGCGCGTCTCTCTCGGTACCGTTGAACGAGGAACTTCCACGCACTGGGTGTCATCAGCGGTTTGTGTACATTCGTAGAAGTCGCCGTGGCAGAAAGTTGGCTCAACCGTGCCGTTCGGACGAGTTAGAGTCTCGCAACGGTAACGCCCGGAGAAGTAGGTGCAGTCTTGTCGTTCACCTGTTTGGTTGTCGTAGCAACTTTCCCAGTAGTTCCCTGAAGGATACTCTTCGACGTAGTTGATGGTGCCGAGCAACTCAGTCTCTTGTTTAGAAACCGGGTAAACAATTGTGTCGGCGACTGCCATTGCGTCTTGTCCTCCCCAGTACGGGTAGTAATAGTCGCAGCCGAAACAATCGTACCATCCCCAGTAATCGTTGTAGCCCGTGGTTAGCCCCGTGTAGACTTCGGAGTCTTCAAGGGTGGGCATGCCAGGGGTGCTCAAGTTCCAGAGCTGAACTTCATACTCGTCATTGTTTGTGCTGTTCTGGAGCCGTTGGGTCACGACGAGCTTGTCTCCCACCTTTGTGATGGTGGAACCCGCTGGAATCTGGATTTCAGCAATGGACTCAGCGCTGTCGAGGTCATCACCGATGGGGACAATCTCGAGCTCGTCCAGAGGAGCAGTGTTGGACGAGGAGCTCCACCACCAGTAATAAGACCGTTTGTCTTTTCGTCGAACCGCGTGTGACCCGTAGAAGAGCAATTCGGAGTAGTTCGGCGCAAGTTCGATCGAACCGAGGCGCACGGGTAGGTCAGGAGCACTTGCGTCATAGAGGGCGAGCTCCGCTTCAGAGAGGTTACCCACGGTCTTATCGGTCGCATCGGCGAGGAAGCTACGACGTACGGGTGTGTCGTGCTCCATGATGCCGCGCTTAGTCAGGGTAGTGTCGCTGAACGTGAAAATCTGGACCGCGGAGATGTATTCATTTTGGTCCCAGCCAGTGAAAGGAAGCAACACCACGCCGGTTTCGGTTTCTCCGGTCGGCGCCTGTACTGCCGTGGCCTTCTCCAGAACGGAAAATGCGCGATCGTCCCAGTTGGCCTCGGACCAGCTGAACGATAGTTCGACCTCTTCGCGGTCTAGCATCGGCGACGGGTTGGTGAGGTCGGTGATGTCATAGAGGCTCACGGCCATTGTGTTGCCGTTCTCATCGTTCTTTCCAATGCCGATGAGTTGTCGCTCGCTGTTCACAGGGCGGAAGTAGTCGTTCCAACCTGAAACGATGAACTCAGACTTCTCGTCGACCATACCGTTGGCGGTGATCTCAAATGCATGAAACGGATCCACACGGCGATACGTCACGAAGAATGCCTTCTCGCCCAGGAATAGCGTGGCGAAGAGGTCTTCATTGTCGCCAAATGTTGCGGAATCGATCGGCGTCAGGTTCGAGATGTCCGTTGCGTCGAAGGTCTCTAGGTGGTTGGTATTTTCGTTGGAATTCCAATGGTTTCCCGACACCACGCGAAGTACGTTCTCGTGTACGTCCATGTTGAACTTGTTGGCGACATAGCCTTTGACGCGGACCGTATCTCCCTCAACCATCTCACCGGTTGGGCTTGAGATGTCGATGAGTGTCACGTCACTACCCCCTTGGCCCTGCCAGTCGTGACGAGCGACCATCAGTCGCGAGCCAGTAGCTTGGATATCCCCGACGTTTCCATCCAGATTGAGTGTGGTCTTGGCCGTGATAGCGCCAGTAGAGTTCACGGAGAAGCTCTTTACGTTGGTCTGGCCGCCGCCTTGATATTCATTGGCAACAACGTAGAGGGCCTCCTGCCCATTTCCTCGAGTAAGGCGGCTTGAGCGAATCCATCCGGGAACTTCAGCACGGCCAGTCACCGTTGGAGCTGCCGGATTGGAGATATCGATGACTACCACAACGCCACCTTGGTACGCATCAGGTAGTACGTCTTCGCGTGAGCCGTAGTAGCCTCTCCAATTATTCATTAGGGCGTAGACGCGCGAGCCAACCTGGTACATTTCCACCGGATGACCGCTCATTTGCACTTTGCCCAACATATCGGGGTTCGCTGGGTCGGTCATGTCGATGATTTGAAGTCCACGATAGGCGTTCAGATTGAGAATCTTCCCGTCGGTGGTTACCCGATAGATATCTCCCTCTTCGACTGTGCGCTCATCGGCGTCTTCCCCTGCCTCAGGTGCAGCGTTCGCGTTGTTCTCAAAGTTGTCGTTTCCGCGAGATTGCTCACCATTGTAGCCATCCGCAGATACGAAACGCGAAGCACCTACTTCCGGTTCAGGTTGTGGGGCCGGTGTCTTGGTGAGGCTCTCGGATTGATGATCTGCACATGCGGCGATGAGCATCGTGCCCAGTGCCATTCCTGCTATCCACTTCTTTTGACTCATGACGTCTCCTTGGTTGAATCAGTTACAAACCTACAAGTTTGCAACGAAGATGCCAGATGTGCCGAGGGGTCTTAAGTTGTTGTTATGTCTTTGTTTTGGGTTGGCGCGATTCGCTTGACTATCAGATTCTTGAGTGGGAAACCCTCCAAATGAATTCCAGAGTCTCAAGATTTTGATGGTGTTGCTTCGTGGTTGCGTGAGCGCTCCACAATTCTGTATTGTGCACCTTGCGAGCCTACCTTTGGTGCCGTGTGGAGATGACATGCAAGTTCTAGCAGTTGGACATTGTACATTAGACTATTTGGCCGTTGTGGATCGTTTCCCTGAGCCAGAAAGTAAGAAGGATATGCTTCAGTTTTCTCAGCAGGGAGGAGGTTCCGCTGCGACTGCCGCCGTGACGCTCGCCCGCTGGGGAGTGTCTACGGGTTTCGTGGGTAAAGCGGCAGACGACGGGCGCGGCCACGAAATCGTGCGCACGATTCGCGACGAAGGCGTCAACGTGGACCATTTCGTTTTCCAAAAAGGAGCCGTGTCCCAACTCTCCTTTATCGTGATCGAGCAGGGTACTGGGCGAAAGCAGACGTATGTGACACCCGGAAATGTGGACGTTTTGCGCGCAAACGAGATTCCAGACGAAGTTTTGGATGGTGTGACTTGGCTCTTGGTTGACGGGACTCATATCGAAGCTGAGCTAGACCTTATGAAACGCGCAAAAGAGCGAGGAATTCGTATTCTTCTGGACGCACAGTCCTTGACGCCTGCTATCGCTGAAGCCGTGGCCCATTGTGATGTGCTCGTGGCTTCGGAGCGTTTTGCGAGTCAATTTGCAGGAGTAGGGGAGTTGACGAGCTTGTGTCGAACGCTTCTGGACAAAGGGCCTTCACACGTTGTTGTGACACTCGGTGTGGATGGCTGTGTGGCCCTTGACCGAGATACCGACAAGCTCGTGAGGCTCGAGGCTTTTGATGTCCCAGTTGTAGACACGACCGGGGCAGGTGACGTGTTTCACGGCGCCGTGCTCTACGGATTGCTCAACGGCTTCTCACTTCGCGAACAAGTTGAGTTCGCGAACATCGCCGCGGGACTGGCATGTCAAGGGGTTGGAGGGAGAGGGGCGATTCCGAGCCTCGAAGAGGTCCGGAAACATTTCTCCTCTTAGTTTCTTCGGCGCCGTGAATCTTTGCGGTCTGGACCGCGGTCCTTGCCGTTTCTTCTGTCTCTTCCACCACCACCGCCACCTTTGCGGTCACGGTCGTTTCGCTCAGGACGATCTTCACGTCGCTGTTCACGCTTTTGCTCGGTCGCGCCGATGTGCACAGCCCAGAACTGGCCAGCTTTGATAGCATCCACCAATTCCGACTGAGTGGTGATCTCGTTCTCGAAGAGCGTAGC
This Microvenator marinus DNA region includes the following protein-coding sequences:
- a CDS encoding beta-propeller domain-containing protein, which encodes MSQKKWIAGMALGTMLIAACADHQSESLTKTPAPQPEPEVGASRFVSADGYNGEQSRGNDNFENNANAAPEAGEDADERTVEEGDIYRVTTDGKILNLNAYRGLQIIDMTDPANPDMLGKVQMSGHPVEMYQVGSRVYALMNNWRGYYGSREDVLPDAYQGGVVVVIDISNPAAPTVTGRAEVPGWIRSSRLTRGNGQEALYVVANEYQGGGQTNVKSFSVNSTGAITAKTTLNLDGNVGDIQATGSRLMVARHDWQGQGGSDVTLIDISSPTGEMVEGDTVRVKGYVANKFNMDVHENVLRVVSGNHWNSNENTNHLETFDATDISNLTPIDSATFGDNEDLFATLFLGEKAFFVTYRRVDPFHAFEITANGMVDEKSEFIVSGWNDYFRPVNSERQLIGIGKNDENGNTMAVSLYDITDLTNPSPMLDREEVELSFSWSEANWDDRAFSVLEKATAVQAPTGETETGVVLLPFTGWDQNEYISAVQIFTFSDTTLTKRGIMEHDTPVRRSFLADATDKTVGNLSEAELALYDASAPDLPVRLGSIELAPNYSELLFYGSHAVRRKDKRSYYWWWSSSSNTAPLDELEIVPIGDDLDSAESIAEIQIPAGSTITKVGDKLVVTQRLQNSTNNDEYEVQLWNLSTPGMPTLEDSEVYTGLTTGYNDYWGWYDCFGCDYYYPYWGGQDAMAVADTIVYPVSKQETELLGTINYVEEYPSGNYWESCYDNQTGERQDCTYFSGRYRCETLTRPNGTVEPTFCHGDFYECTQTADDTQCVEVPRSTVPRETRTYSYEQNRYWTYWDFKILDVSGSTLPSATQITMANDEESVGLLVRGDSLFATYKQPYQLPNDPRPFVQYFFREIDLGGAAPVIKPDVNIPGELLEVDGNTLITRDFLWGSNIVESSINRLTRTANGAVLNDVERFEDQVIDTITLDGGSNLLFTFRQTYDYYSNDDYSVKLGIISLTGSGLNVLSETPIDSWASLRAAIPGRALFTVSGGLLVINIDDPSAPEAQSYFSTNGWPRAFITEGANAYFAAGMYGIYTFDLNESNLLAP
- a CDS encoding carbohydrate kinase family protein encodes the protein MQVLAVGHCTLDYLAVVDRFPEPESKKDMLQFSQQGGGSAATAAVTLARWGVSTGFVGKAADDGRGHEIVRTIRDEGVNVDHFVFQKGAVSQLSFIVIEQGTGRKQTYVTPGNVDVLRANEIPDEVLDGVTWLLVDGTHIEAELDLMKRAKERGIRILLDAQSLTPAIAEAVAHCDVLVASERFASQFAGVGELTSLCRTLLDKGPSHVVVTLGVDGCVALDRDTDKLVRLEAFDVPVVDTTGAGDVFHGAVLYGLLNGFSLREQVEFANIAAGLACQGVGGRGAIPSLEEVRKHFSS